The Oncorhynchus tshawytscha isolate Ot180627B linkage group LG05, Otsh_v2.0, whole genome shotgun sequence genome includes a window with the following:
- the LOC112251844 gene encoding mucin-2 encodes MAHSAAGLQTPCEDKCPICRSTPTDPHHPAACSHVFCRPCLTLSLTWLPHCPVCRAEAQVDDIRPVRVKTGTMVVRLGQPLPGLSGLSTPATRSVAGDVQSYIRLLQMGTQTEGRSLANQTPAVTTAPPLPTPRHLHRPLSSSITPPAPTNDVDLYMSMTRRPAPTLTPTAGTTAPTSQLATPPTIRSATPPTITRPATTNGLYMTMAQTPAPTVTPTGVTTTPAPTTTTTIPAITLTPTITSKPTPTPRTRALSAPGRQPLAIPQRTPSAAQRPTSMPSTSNPAPPVLAAPPSLSFTDDGDLYENLLGLQGQLVSSVVRRTFVCPFCQESCLDARDLWIHCNGKHYYDNRPVVCPVCVSLPHGNPHQISRNFIMHLNLRHCYYAEKYTNTHQTDMLNLQDGIIESLQDTNLNPR; translated from the exons ATGGCCCACTCTGCAGCAGGTCTACAGACCCCATGTGAGGATAAATGTCCCATCTGTAGGAGCACCCCAACGGACCCACATCACCCTGCTGCCTGTTCTCATGT gttcTGCCGCCCATGTCTGACCCTTTCTCTAACGTGGTTACCCCACTGCCCTGTGTGCAGAGCTGAGGCGCAGGTTGATGACATCAGGCCTGTCAGAGTCAAGACGGGGACCATGGTCGTCAGGTTGGGTCAACCTCTACCTGGCTTGTCGGGGCTTTCCACACCAGCAACAAGATCTGTGGCAGGTGACGTCCAGAG CTATATCAGACTGCTGCAAATGGGCACTCAGACAGAAGGAAGGAGCCTGGCCAATCAGACCCCAGCTGTCACCACAGCCCCTCCCCTTCCCACTCCAAGACACCTCCACAGaccactctcttcctccatcaCTCCTCCTGCCCCAACCAATGATGTAGACCTATATATGTCTATGACTCGTAGACCCGCCCCAACACTCACCCCAACAGCTGGCACTACTGCACCTACCAGCCAACTTGCCACCCCACCTACCATCCGATCTGCCACCCCACCTACAATTACTCGTCCTGCCACAACCAATGGTTTATACATGACTATGGCTCAAACACCTGCCCCCACAGTCACTCCAACAGGTGTCACAACTACACCAgcacctacaacaacaactaccatACCTGCCATCACACTGACACCTACCATCACATCTAAACCCACCCCCACACCCCGCACCAGGGCTCTCTCCGCCCCAGGACGACAGCCTTTGGCCATCCCTCAGCGCACACCTTCCGCAGCGCAAAGACCCACCTCCATgccctctacctctaaccctgctCCCCCAGTACTGGctgctcctccatccctctccttcacgGATGATGG TGACTTGTATGAAAACTTGCTGGGCTTGCAAGGCCAGTTAGTGAG ttctgtGGTGAGGAGGACGTTTGTCTGTCCGTTCTGCCAGGAGAGTTGCCTGGATGCGAGGGATCTGTGGATTCACTGCAATGGCAAGCATTACTATGACAACAGGCCCGTG GTGTGTCCAGTGTGCGTCTCTCTGCCTCATGGTAATCCACACCAAATTAGCAGGAACTTCATCATGCATCTGAACCTGAGACACTGCTACTATGCCGAGAAATACACG AACACCCATCAAACCGACATGTTGAACTTGCAAGATGGCATTATTGAGTCTCTCCAGGATACCAACCTGAATCCCAGATGA
- the mep1ba gene encoding LOW QUALITY PROTEIN: meprin A subunit beta (The sequence of the model RefSeq protein was modified relative to this genomic sequence to represent the inferred CDS: inserted 2 bases in 1 codon; substituted 1 base at 1 genomic stop codon), translating into MNRQDWDLLEGDIVIDETDSRNTILGEQYRWPQTVPYYLKDSLDINAKGVILKAFEQYRLKTCINFVPWKGENNYISVFXGTGCYSSVGNRLVGKQRLSIGRNCDRLATVEHEFLHALGFWHEQSRADRDDYVNIMWDRIEEGKDHNFLIHGESVSRALNVPYDCGSVMHYSKTAFNIGSEPSIITKIPSFMDVIGQRMEFSDSDLLKLNRLYNCTTSSTFLDSYSFEKENICGMIQGPVGKAQWEHRHSVAGGPNTDYTNMGQCDGKGYFMHFSTDTGNHGDEANLESRLFYPKRGSQCLQFYLHNSGGADDRLNVWVREYDDANPKGKLRLIQKIDITGGIRDSWELYHVTLDVKMKFRVKFEGHRGXSTGGLSLDDINLSETTCPQDIWRIRDFAGLLETTPTGVNIYSPRFLSPSGYSFMVSVYINSRSSPGSMAIYFHLTSGPKDDSLTWPCPWHQATMALMDQNPDIRQRMSNHRMITTDPNKLSTDGNDFYWDNPLKVGSLVNGSDGSQFYRGPGTGTSSYLTHSRLKSRNFKGDDAIFLLGLENVSALLETQPLPHSAVQSEKSAVVSPSRETNTSTVVMAVSMSLAAVMLVFAM; encoded by the exons ATGAAT AGGCAGGATTGGGACCTGCTGGAGGGTGATATTGTAATAGATGAG ACTGACAGCAGAAACACTATTCTTGGGGAGCAGTATCGCTGGCCTCAGACTGTACCCTACTATCTGAAGGACAGCCTGG aCATAAATGCTAAGGGGGTGATTCTGAAGGCCTTCGAGCAGTACAGACTGAAGACCTGCATCAACTTTGTGCCATGGAAGGGAGAGAATAACTATATATCTGTGTTCTAAGGCACCGG gTGCTACTCCTCAGTAGGTAACAGGCTGGTGGGGAAGCAGAGGTTATCTATTGGTCGTAACTGTGACCGTCTGGCAACGGTTGAGCATGAGTTTCTGCATGCTCTGGGTTTCTGGCACGAGCAGTCCAGAGCTGACCGCGATGACTATGTCAACATCATGTGGGACCGCATCGAAGAAG GAAAAGACCATAACTTCCTGATCCACGGTGAGTCAGTGTCGAGAGCTCTGAACGTGCCCTATGACTGCGGCTCTGTGATGCACTACAGTAAAACAGCCTTCAACATcgggtcagagccctccatcatTACTAAGATACCGAGCTTCATGGACGTGATTGGTCAACGCATGGAGTTCAGCGACAGTGACCTGCTGAAGCTCAACAGGCTCTACAACTGCA caACTTCCTCAACGTTCCTGGACTCATACAGCTTTGAGAAGGAGAATATCTGTGGGATGATCCAGGGTCCTGTTGGGAAAGCTCAGTGGGAACACAGACACAGTGTGGCTGGGGGACCCAACACCGACTACACTAACATGGGCCAGTGTGATG GAAAAGGTTATTTCATGCACTTCAGTACGGATACGGGTAACCATGGTGACGAGGCCAACCTGGAGAGTCGTCTCTTCTACCCCAAGAGAGGTTCCCAGTGCTTGCAGTTCTACCTCCACAACAGCGGGGGTGCTGATGATCGACTGAACGTGTGGGTGCGGGAGTATGACGACGCCAACCCCAAAGGAAAACTGAGGCTCATCCAGAAAATCGATATCACAG GTGGCATCAGAGACTCCTGGGAACTGTACCATGTGACCCTGGATGTGAAGATGAAGTTCCGGGTTAAGTTTGAAGGCCACAGGGG ATCCACCGGAGGGCTCTCATTGGATGACATCAACCTATCAGAGACAACCTGCCCGCAGGACATCTGGCGCATCCGTGACTTCGCCGGTCTCTTAGAAACCACACCGACAGGTGTGAACATCTACAGCCCACGCTTCCTGTCCCCCAGTGGCTACTCCTTCATG GTGAGCGTGTACATCAATAGCCGTAGCAGCCCAGGCAGCATGGCCATCTACTTCCACCTAACCTCCGGCCCTAAAGACGACTCCCTCACCTGGCCCTGTCCATGGCATCAGGCCACCATGGCCCTGATGGACCAGAACCCGGACATCAGACAGAGAATGTCCAACCACCGCATGATCACCACCGACCCCAACAAGCTGTCCACAGATG gcAATGATTTCTACTGGGACAATCCCCTTAAGGTGGGCAGTCTAGTAAACGGTTCTGATGGCAGCCAGTTCTACCGCGGGCCTGGTACCGGAACCAGCAGCTACCTCACCCACAGCAGGCTGAAGAGCAGGAACTTCAAAGGAGACGATGCCATCTTCCTCCTCGGTCTAGAGA ATGTGTCTGCTCTGCTGGAGACCCAGCCCCTTCCTCATTCTGCTGTTCAGTCTGAGAAGAGCGCCGTAGTATCACCCAGCAGGGAGACCAACACGTCCACAGTGGTGATGGCTGTGTCCATGAGCTTGGCGGCGGTCATGTTGGTGTTTGCCATGTAA